The proteins below are encoded in one region of Helianthus annuus cultivar XRQ/B chromosome 2, HanXRQr2.0-SUNRISE, whole genome shotgun sequence:
- the LOC110900233 gene encoding 4-hydroxy-3-methylbut-2-en-1-yl diphosphate synthase (ferredoxin), chloroplastic isoform X3, whose product MIFRYMTFYADRRAEFEQLEYTDDDYQKELEHIEKVFVPLVEKCKKYGRAMGIGTNHGSLSDRIMSYFGDSPRGMVESAFEFARICRKLDFHNFVFSMKASNPVIMVQAYRLLVAEMYVQGWDYPLHLGVTEAGEGEDGRMKSAIGIGTLLQDGLGDTIRVSLTEPPEEEIDPCRKLANLGMKASQILQGVVSP is encoded by the exons ATGATATTCAGATATATGACATTCTATG CTGATCGGCGTGCCGAATTTGAGCAGCTGGAGTATACAGATGATGATTATCAAAAGGAACTTGAGCATATTGAGAAG GTTTTTGTCCCCTTGGTTGAAAAATGCAAGAAATACGGAAGAGCGATGGGTATTGGAACAAATCACGGGAGTCTTTCAGATCGTATCATGAGTTACTTTGGTGATTCTCCTAGGGGAATG GTTGAATCTGCATTTGAGTTTGCAAGAATCTGCAGGAAATTAGACTTCCATAACTTTGTATTTTCAATGAAAGCAAGCAATCCTGTGATTATGGTTCAAGCATATCGTCTTCTTGTAGCCGAAATGTATGTTCAGGGTTGGGACTATCCTTTGCATTTGGGAGTCACCGAAGCTGGTGAGGGTGAAGATGGACGTATGAAATCCGCAATCGGTATCGGGACACTTCTTCAG GATGGTCTTGGTGATACTATAAGAGTTTCGCTTACCGAACCTCCAGAGGAAGAAATAGACCCGTGTAGGAAATTAGCCAATCTTGGTATGAAAGCATCCCAAATTTTACAAGGGGTg GTATCTCCATAA
- the LOC110900233 gene encoding 4-hydroxy-3-methylbut-2-en-1-yl diphosphate synthase (ferredoxin), chloroplastic isoform X1: MFWVSQVKARKYHMSSKPVPVPNFPADRRAEFEQLEYTDDDYQKELEHIEKVFVPLVEKCKKYGRAMGIGTNHGSLSDRIMSYFGDSPRGMVESAFEFARICRKLDFHNFVFSMKASNPVIMVQAYRLLVAEMYVQGWDYPLHLGVTEAGEGEDGRMKSAIGIGTLLQDGLGDTIRVSLTEPPEEEIDPCRKLANLGMKASQILQGVVSP; encoded by the exons ATGTTCTGGGTGAGTCAGGTCAAGGCAAGGAAATATCATATGAGCTCgaaaccggtaccggtaccgaatttcccag CTGATCGGCGTGCCGAATTTGAGCAGCTGGAGTATACAGATGATGATTATCAAAAGGAACTTGAGCATATTGAGAAG GTTTTTGTCCCCTTGGTTGAAAAATGCAAGAAATACGGAAGAGCGATGGGTATTGGAACAAATCACGGGAGTCTTTCAGATCGTATCATGAGTTACTTTGGTGATTCTCCTAGGGGAATG GTTGAATCTGCATTTGAGTTTGCAAGAATCTGCAGGAAATTAGACTTCCATAACTTTGTATTTTCAATGAAAGCAAGCAATCCTGTGATTATGGTTCAAGCATATCGTCTTCTTGTAGCCGAAATGTATGTTCAGGGTTGGGACTATCCTTTGCATTTGGGAGTCACCGAAGCTGGTGAGGGTGAAGATGGACGTATGAAATCCGCAATCGGTATCGGGACACTTCTTCAG GATGGTCTTGGTGATACTATAAGAGTTTCGCTTACCGAACCTCCAGAGGAAGAAATAGACCCGTGTAGGAAATTAGCCAATCTTGGTATGAAAGCATCCCAAATTTTACAAGGGGTg GTATCTCCATAA
- the LOC110900233 gene encoding 4-hydroxy-3-methylbut-2-en-1-yl diphosphate synthase (ferredoxin), chloroplastic isoform X2 — translation MFWVSQVKARKYHMSSKPVPVPNFPADRRAEFEQLEYTDDDYQKELEHIEKVFVPLVEKCKKYGRAMGIGTNHGSLSDRIMSYFGDSPRGMVESAFEFARICRKLDFHNFVFSMKASNPVIMVQAYRLLVAEMYVQGWDYPLHLGVTEAGEGEDGRMKSAIGIGTLLQDGLGDTIRVSLTEPPEEEIDPCRKLANLGISIIS, via the exons ATGTTCTGGGTGAGTCAGGTCAAGGCAAGGAAATATCATATGAGCTCgaaaccggtaccggtaccgaatttcccag CTGATCGGCGTGCCGAATTTGAGCAGCTGGAGTATACAGATGATGATTATCAAAAGGAACTTGAGCATATTGAGAAG GTTTTTGTCCCCTTGGTTGAAAAATGCAAGAAATACGGAAGAGCGATGGGTATTGGAACAAATCACGGGAGTCTTTCAGATCGTATCATGAGTTACTTTGGTGATTCTCCTAGGGGAATG GTTGAATCTGCATTTGAGTTTGCAAGAATCTGCAGGAAATTAGACTTCCATAACTTTGTATTTTCAATGAAAGCAAGCAATCCTGTGATTATGGTTCAAGCATATCGTCTTCTTGTAGCCGAAATGTATGTTCAGGGTTGGGACTATCCTTTGCATTTGGGAGTCACCGAAGCTGGTGAGGGTGAAGATGGACGTATGAAATCCGCAATCGGTATCGGGACACTTCTTCAG GATGGTCTTGGTGATACTATAAGAGTTTCGCTTACCGAACCTCCAGAGGAAGAAATAGACCCGTGTAGGAAATTAGCCAATCTTG GTATCTCCATAATAAGTTGA